The following proteins are co-located in the Microplitis demolitor isolate Queensland-Clemson2020A chromosome 5, iyMicDemo2.1a, whole genome shotgun sequence genome:
- the LOC103570804 gene encoding ectopic P granules protein 5 homolog produces the protein MEKTKSRQRRKKDKSRAYNIDRPIPDAPTMEEFECLLGESPTNYPRVEGIANMESELHSAAIDTSIYEKETVSQKEDKEEDDQDPRGSINPASIHESVISIDEVDNTELPEASAPSNDSANDSQESETTFTSSSSAVGKIETDLQETEKNYTSVIDHTFKSLNLNKSHDLNKLQKDLNQLQKDLDQSQKNLNQSKKDLNQTLRPDNNLIAQSSSNHQESSTKSTKSKLQPFTDTQLSSLYTNIELSHLESFINDFIDSQLRANASRHQHRLHELLMSYLRVRNHLILNSLELENLKKTCKEVQKQLWHLDKASITEAGECQDGNPVSASHEYSIAHFNQQALVSLTKNLSSIKDLLHNAQALYCYEAEMLKLQIECYVQRVSLSCRDLVSLAQNASVCLVTNNVQVQSCAPELTELRTCITILFNFQRRVLKDGKFVLDSREWLSKLVAVLLRIATWQDHLFILNHVLRCPGGVTNWAAGFIQTPVAPKSRGISLSSLQDPYLDHMITTLATMLLPIKERDKFLEQVQLSLQDTSNPGDTVWVMLDEEGEEDEDISTAANLFESDLINLLNQIPVDKLFAQVLLIDKTDTGYLQDKKGVTEHHMLRVIAFSTTLIRLFRQGLKTYDSPRYRQLAKRLCALIRDCVQYVSDQWEAFDKNQVFDQSMMDRLQLEYDCFFIRATMCIFSSRRLGAWQYLAAIPYQLISSSALWNIFYCLHKVQDNEVVSQPQVDSLGEWETELNSSLLKQFEEKLIDMPGDESYFLLTTFANMAMARTFRDYDFIRATTIDLFRIGFLSEKTQESCSKDARSLLSNLTNKYPALLSDILIKLRDNFVSVGKLSLYLFTELSIGKWIPKEEDLEILSGWLHNYGLGSTESHLARLILTHLNWGLDRNGDLYLPQHLHYRIAVLIVELMIKYVPETPGQSTSLLESVKNVSAIVRPQNNEQAFSLWAWEMVTRLRLHTTDTTESNCRNAIVNPAEAFFHVPDMDTDPTLEVLVQGVREKQPIACWVSVLMTQWGHSIPLICTKGFTQLSILQCFYKYEQILIALHCVVPLFIECSDSLYKNERFCALVSSLVMADRTYVKMAKNLIAPEFPGPIMRQFGWMIESHMINFKRYCLQNPEPLVQLWLNILVRIPDWNRDNNVMYLMDIVIRAAFFHLDARKTTENIFQALYTNLGTGKSSGSIGSFLNWATGTGSSQSLLGGSTPSIWLAYLILLTEQQERELKTGLWREFLRELSLPSKTSVDSALKRACSSLKITSFGSNSLAIYRWSQQALDTPLDHPLLPLLWQNFFTLFLARVPTASGVVDRGGLGDKFFEGMINLSYLKKLKKRLNETTEYYQVKGERDCDNGHPITDERRVFYFNTAKFYKTLSLWLEEPRLQETGLYLPALPPQYMSQKLIVLMQGDHSPWLEYIDYDRIINEQLTSLNDWQRTCHRVPDESPTRSPAKSPTSAALNSTELDPIQRIYRRLTTYECPESPPLLAKHNVLIENISHESLHSPEKVLRTVQPHLKVILDYATTYNLMVSEHTVADCTFLELIPTLYREVDTRVTLHALCDPAPVGSRRRSGTPPTVHCAGPAVIRIKISEARVSEGIDALISQNRAEYENLLIKACQPPPSKVTQGCVFIDHLIALLEHELNVHRTCENTAVLQDLQATGVQLFYYLVDIYNEEAALCLPTKQLITTCVEKLGQLFISGEESQGPRLLSTIIQRSTLGGLLGPHFTPVAGGAVNFLPMYSTVVDLSTSGNADLCFVLLSKFDVSAWLNYRRPRLSERSTFIELVSKALCNIGLTPEDDKLILHELYRNHLRLVLLHEFPEHYGEVLGAILRGSEGQNLSLDVWRGLLAALSGRSRCVVLHPSKVREEIRRYATEQRLLSRQEIHDTAVLLSKHFMKERLQYGLYGLYPKYRVYNEPLNMFLGMIGHALVVLTLQFDRGSLADQLCERIWPVLSDMFAPWITPYWTRNLREPTAAWIQQLTDDRSVLLPWIITDGPYANKTVAIFVECIRFIIDTMPASCKILGYLWQFYVTNFANASIKDHILNVIHGNFLSLPWDKFLPGLTDVEFMVKVVDQYLPDSHLFLGSIFVMINWTTWINDVLATQPIAVAARMHVCLLNLLVKLSNEPNVRQNEKAVQLVVEAEKFAWHLVDSTVYDQVVNWHVMSSDPRVILSATGSNNQNQVHQVDVAVNNLLKIVAAYDATVTHFHPTTLKKRQIYVRSTVKLLVNCTTRHKSLISTNVKAFTATLSKMLDDMEVIITSTVSENQQAAEAGLLITELLHSVNQSSFLIDQLRVSWCAWLENKTAASPILLGILRVIGMAVTSPATLGEITEAALESYFRHSIADDVEPSWSSVLAILQPVVPRQPPIEGVLVAEGKLLALYAVLMKRLPSCRDIREEGMMLVNLVDWIAAIKPNDVVEEKFPLLWAKAFELAYRQCQYNENTIIAARSLKRLARALLAVADDAGQGWGILGAIGLRKGSQLSIRCKFLARVLSTYCFAQLPDSKSEQQVVRFTPHAPGVAPARSNDLDTIDVRPSPDALKGLQTLESLLANKQYGELKGDIEQAIKIIRDSANSLHNAVNIVGLITTELYNEKYLHVLME, from the exons atggaGAAAACTAAATCACGACAG cgacgtaaaaaagataaaagtcGGGCCTACAATATAGATCGGCCAATACCGGATGCACCGACGATGGAAGAATTCGAATGTCTTCTGGGAGAGTCTCCGACAAATTATCCTCGGGTCGAAGGAATCGCAAATATGGAAAGCGAACTGCATTCAGCTGCGATTGACACTTCAATTTACGAAAAAGAAACCGTGTCTCAGAAAGAGGACAAGGAAGAAGATGATCAAGATCCACGGGGTTCAATAAATCCAGCAAGTATTCACGAATCAGTGATATCAATTGACGAGGTTGATAATACTGAACTACCGGAAGCTTCCGCGCCTTCTAATGACTCAGCGAATGACAGTCAGGAGTCAGAAACAACTTTTACATCTTCGTCATCTGCGGTAGGAAAAATAGAAACAGACTTACAGGAAACGGAAAAAAACTATACGTCAGTTATTGATCACacatttaaatcattaaatttgaataaatctCATGACTTGAACAAACTGCAAAAAGATTTGAACCAGCTTCAAAAAGATTTAGACCAGtctcagaaaaatttaaatcagtcTAAGAAGGATTTGAATCAAACACTTCGTccagataataatttaatcgcTCAATCTTCTTCAAACCACCAGGAGTCATCAACAAAATCAACTAAATCCAAGCTTCAACCGTTCACAGACACTCAGCTGTCTTCTCTTTACACCAACATCGAACTGTCTCACCTCGAAAGTTTCATCAACGATTTCATAGACTCGCAACTCCGCGCAAATGCTTCTCGTCACCAGCATCGTCTCCACGAGCTCTTGATGAGTTACCTCCGCGTCCGCAACCACTTGATTCTCAACTCCCTCGAGTTGGAGAACCTCAAAAAAACTTGCAAAGAAGTCCAGAAGCAGCTCTGGCACCTAGACAAAGCTTCGATAACCGAAGCCGGGGAATGCCAGGACGGGAATCCAGTCAGCGCGAGTCATGAGTACTCGATAGCACATTTCAATCAACAAGCTCTGGTGTCGCTTACTAAAAACCTCTCATCAATAAAAGACTTGCTGCATAATGCCCAGGCTCTCTACTGTTACGAAGCGGAAATGCTAAAACTTCAAATCGAGTGTTACGTCCAGCGTGTTTCTCTTTCGTGTCGTGATCTAGTTTCTCTTGCACAAAACGCCTCAGTTTGTTTGGTAACAAACAACGTCCAAGTGCAGTCATGCGCGCCCGAGTTAACGGAACTGCGTACTTGCATAACAATCCTGTTTAATTTCCAACGGCGGGTATTGAAAGACGGCAAGTTTGTTCTTGATTCCCGCGAGTGGTTATCAAAATTAGTGGCGGTATTATTACGAATCGCCACCTGGCAAGATCATTTGTTTATACTAAATCACGTGCTGCGTTGTCCTGGAGGCGTAACAAACTGGGCAGCGGGTTTCATTCAGACTCCAGTGGCGCCAAAATCACGGGGAATAAGTCTGTCAAGTCTCCAAGATCCGTACTTGGATCACATGATAACGACATTGGCGACTATGCTGCTGCCTATCAAGGAACGCGATAAATTTCTTGAACAAGTCCAGTTGTCTCTGCAGGACACGTCGAATCCTGGAGACACGGTCTGGGTGATGCTCGACGAAGAAGGCGAAGAAGACGAGGACATTTCTACGGCTGCTAATTTATTCGAAAGTGATTTGATTAATCTGCTCAATCAAATTCCtgttgataaattattcgCGCAGGTCTTGCTGATTGATAAAACGGATACTGGTTATCTACAAGACAAGAAGGGCGTAACTGAGCATCACATGTTGAGGGTGATTGCATTTTCTACAACTTTGATACGTCTGTTTCGCCAGGGACTGAAGACTTACGACTCGCCGCGGTATAGACAATTAGCGAAACGTCTGTGCGCTTTGATACGCGACTGCGTTCAGTACGTCAGCGATCAGTGGGAAGCTTTTGATAAGAATCAGGTCTTTGATCAATCAATGATGGACCGATTACAGCTAGAGTACGATTGTTTCTTCATACGCGCAACGATGTGCATATTCTCGTCGCGACGTCTCGGTGCTTGGCAGTATCTAGCAGCTATTCCTTATCAATTGATATCATCTTCAGCGCTgtggaatattttttactgtctgCACAAAGTTCAGGACAACGAAGTTGTCTCGCAGCCACAAGTGGACAGTCTAGGCGAATGGGAAACGGAACTGAATTCATCTTTGCTGAAACAGTTCGAAGAAAAGCTGATAGACATGCCGGGAGATGAgtcgtattttttattgacgaCCTTCGCTAACATGGCAATGGCCAGGACATTCAGAGACTATGATTTTATACGCGCAACAACGATTGATTTATTTAGGATTGGATTTTTGAGCGAGAAGACTCAAGAGTCGTGTTCCAAAGACGCTAGATCATTGTTATCTAATTTAACGAATAAATATCCTGCGTTATTGTCAGACATTTTGATAAAACTGCGTGATAACTTTGTGTCCGTGGGTAAACTAAGTCTGTATTTGTTCACAGAACTGTCTATCGGAAAATGGATACCAAAGGAAGAAGATCTAGAAATATTGTCCGGCTGGTTGCATAATTATGGATTAGGATCCACGGAAAGTCATCTTGCGCGTTTGATACTGACGCATTTGAACTGGGGATTGGATAGAAATGGCGACTTATACCTCCCCCAACACCTGCACTATCGGATCGCTGTGCTAATAGTTGAGTTGATGATAAAATATGTACCTGAGACTCCTGGACAGAGCACGTCCCTGCTAGAGAGCGTAAAAAATGTATCTGCGATTGTGAGGCCGCAAAATAACGAGCAAGCGTTTTCACTGTGGGCATGGGAAATGGTCACGAGATTGCGCCTCCATACTACTGACACCACGGAGTCTAATTGCCGCAACGCGATAGTAAATCCCGCGGAAGCTTTCTTTCATGTCCCGGACATGGACACTGATCCAACGCTGGAGGTCTTGGTCCAGGGTGTGCGCGAAAAGCAGCCGATCGCTTGCTGGGTTTCGGTGCTGATGACTCAGTGGGGACATTCGATTCCGCTTATTTGCACGAAAGGATTCACACAGCTCTCGATACTGCAGTGTTTCTATAAATATGAACAAATACTAATTGCATTGCATTGTGTGGTGCCTTTATTTATTGAGTGCAGTGACTCTTTGTATAAAAATGAACGGTTTTGTGCATTAGTCAGTTCGCTGGTGATGGCAGACAGGACTTATGTCAAGATggcaaaaaatttgatcgcTCCGGAGTTTCCTGGTCCTATTATGAGACAGTTTGGTTGGATGATCGAGTCAcatatgattaattttaagag ataCTGTCTACAAAACCCCGAACCATTGGTTCAGTTATGGCTGAACATACTAGTCCGCATCCCCGACTGGAACCGTGATAATAACGTCATGTATCTAATGGACATCGTTATCCGTGCGGCGTTTTTCCATTTGGACGCGCGAAAAACCACCGAAAACATTTTCCAGGCGCTTTACacg AATTTAGGAACTGGTAAATCATCAGGCTCAATTGGGTCTTTCTTAAATTGGGCAACAGGCACTGGTTCATCACAAAGTCTCCTCGGTGGCTCGACCCCTTCAATCTGGCTGGCTTACTTGATTCTTCTCACCGAGCAACAAGAGCGCGAACTGAAAACCGGTCTCTGGCGAGAATTTCTTCGCGAACTGTCACTGCCGTCCAAGACATCAGTAGACTCAGCATTGAAACGCGCGTGTAGTTCTCTAAAAATTACATCATTCGGTTCCAATTCCCTAGCAATTTATCGATGGTCTCAGCAAGCTCTCGATACGCCTCTAGATCATCCTCTGTTGCCACTTCTTTGGCAGAACTTTTTCACGCTTTTCTTAGCACGCGTACCCACGGCCTCCGGCGTCGTAGATCGCGGCGGCCTGGGCGATAAGTTCTTCGAAGGGATGATCAATCTCAGTTACCTTAAGAAACTTAAAAAACGCCTAAACGAAACCACGGAGTACTATCAAGTAAAAGGAGAACGTGATTGCGATAACGGGCATCCCATAACGGATGAACGTCGTGTATTTTACTTCAACACTgccaaattttataaaactctgAGTTTGTGGCTCGAAGAACCACGTTTACAAGAGACTGGTCTTTATTTACCTGCCTTACCGCCTCAATACATGTCGCAGAAACTCATTGTCCTGATGCAAGGCGACCACAGTCCTTGGCTAGAGTACATAGACTACGACCGTATCATTAATGAACAATTGACATCCCTCAACGATTGGCAACGTACTTGTCACCGTGTTCCTGATGAATCTCCAACTAGGTCTCCCGCAAAATCTCCAACTTCTGCAGCCTTAAACTCGACAGAGTTGGATCCCATTCAGCGGATTTACCGCCGACTGACGACATACGAGTGTCCAGAATCGCCTCCGCTATTAGCAAAACACAATGTACTGATAGAAAACATATCACACGAGTCTCTGCACAGTCCAGAAAAAGTTCTAAGGACAGTGCAGCCTCATTTGAAAGTAATACTCGACTACGCCACGACCTACAACCTCATGGTATCCGAGCATACTGTAGCAGACTGCACGTTTTTAGAACTGATTCCTACATTGTACCGCGAAGTAGATACTCGCGTTACCTTACACGCTTTGTGTGATCCAGCTCCCGTTGGGTCACGTCGTCGTTCAGGGACCCCACCTACTGTACACTGCGCTGGACCCGCGGTGATccgtataaaaatatctgaagCACGCGTCAGTGAAGGCATTGACGCCCTGATATCCCAGAATCGTGCGGAATACGAAAACTTGCTGATCAAAGCGTGCCAACCACCGCCCAGTAAAGTGACTCAAGGCTGCGTATTTATAGATCATTTGATTGCCTTACTTGAGCATGAGTTAAATGTTCATCGTACTTGTGAAAATACTGCCGTTTTACAAGACCTCCAGGCTACTGGTGTTCAACTATTTTACTACCTCGTTGATATTTACAATGAAGAAGCTGCTCTGTGCTTACCAACCAAGCAGCTGATAACCACCTGCGTTGAAAAGTTGGGACAGTTGTTCATTAGCGGGGAAGAGAGTCAAGGCCCACGTTTACTCAGCACCATAATCCAAAGGTCTACACTAGGTGGCCTTCTGGGTCCACATTTCACACCGGTTGCAGGTGGCGCAGTCAACTTTTTGCCGATGTACTCAACAGTAGTCGATCTATCAACCAGCGGCAACGCTGATCTGTGCTTTGTGCTGTTATCTAAATTTGATGTCAGTGCTTGGCTTAACTACCGACGTCCTCGTCTGAGCGAGAGATCAACTTTCATAGAACTTGTGTCCAAAGCTCTTTGCAACATAGGGCTCACTCCGGAAGATGATAAGCTGATTCTGCATGAGCTCTACCGTAATCACTTGCGTCTGGTTCTGCTGCACGAGTTCCCCGAACACTATGGCGAAGTTCTAGGCGCAATTTTACGCGGCAGCGAGGGCCAGAATTTGTCTCTAGATGTCTGGAGGGGCTTGCTGGCTGCTTTGAGCGGTAGATCTAGATGCGTGGTGCTCCATCCATCTAAAGTTCGCGAAGAAATTCGTAGATACGCTACCGAACAGCGTTTACTCTCAAGACAAGAGATTCATGACACCGCTGTGCTACTGAGCAAACATTTTATGAAAGAACGCTTGCAGTACGGACTGTATGGATTGTACCCCAAGTACCGGGTGTACAATGAGCCGCTAAATATGTTTCTAGGCATGATCGGACACGCGTTGGTCGTATTGACGCTGCAGTTCGACCGCGGATCGCTTGCTGATCAACTGTGCGAACGTATTTGGCCAGTATTAAGTGACATGTTCGCGCCCTGGATCACTCCCTACTGGACTAGAAACTTGAGAGAACCCACTGCTGCATGGATCCAGCAGCTAACTGATGACAGAAGCGTCTTGTTACCCTGGATCATCACCGACGGGCCTTACGCTAATAAAACCGTAGCTATTTTTGTTGAATGCATCAGATTTATCATCGATACGATGCCAGCGAGCTGTAAAATACTCGGATATTTGTGGCAGTTTTACGTGACTAATTTCGCAAATGCTTCTATCAAAGATCACATTCTCAATGTAATACACGGTAACTTTCTGTCACTGCCTTgggataaatttttaccaggACTAACTGATGTCGAGTTTATGGTAAAAGTTGTTGATCAGTATCTGCCTGacagtcatttatttttgggaAGTATTTTTGTTATGATCAACTGGACCACGTGGATCAATGACGTATTGGCTACGCAACCGATTGCTGTAGCAGCGAGGATGCACGTTTGCTTGCTTAATTTGCTGGTAAAGTTATCAAACGAACCGAACGTAAGGCAGAATGAGAAGGCAGTCCAGTTAGTTGTAGAAGCAGAGAAGTTTGCGTGGCACTTGGTTGACTCTACTGTGTATGACCAGGTCGTTAATTGGCATGTAATGAGCTCTGATCCTCGAGTTATCCTCAGCGCCACTGGGTCCAACAATCAGAACCAGGTTCACCAAGTAGATGTCGCTGTCaataatttactgaaaatCGTTGCGGCCTACGATGCGACAGTGACTCATTTTCATCCAACGACCTTGAAAAAACGTCAGATTTATGTCCGCTCGACGGTTAAATTGCTTGTCAACTGTACGACACGTCATAAGTCATTGATATCAACAAATGTCAAAGCTTTTACGGCGACTCTATCAAAGATGCTTGATGACATGGAAGTTATTATCACGAGCACAGTTTCAGAAAACCAACAAGCAGCGGAGGCAGGTCTGCTGATCACTGAGCTGCTACACTCGGTTAATCAGAGCAGTTTCCTCATTGATCAACTGCGGGTGAGCTGGTGCGCCTGGCTGGAGAACAAGACTGCGGCGAGTCCTATTCTTCTGGGAATACTCCGGGTCATTGGGATGGCAGTGACTTCCCCGGCGACTTTGGGCGAGATCACTGAAGCGGCATTAGAGTCGTACTTCAGGCACAGTATTGCGGATGATGTTGAGCCTTCTTGGAGCAGTGTTTTGGCGATTCTGCAGCCGGTCGTTCCAAGACAGCCGCCTATTGAAGGAGTCCTGGTCGCTGAAGGCAAACTATTGGCTCTGTACGCTGTGCTGATGAAACGTCTGCCGTCTTGTAGGGATATCAGGGAAGAAGGAATGATGCTGGTTAATCTTGTTGATTGGATAGCAGCTATTAAACCaaa tgatgtAGTTGAAGAAAAGTTTCCGTTGCTGTGGGCTAAAGCATTTGAATTAGCATACCGCCAATGCCAGTACAATGAAAACACAATAATTGCCGCTAGATCATTAAAAAGACTCGCACGAGCACTGCTAGCAGTCGCCGATGATGCAGGACAAGGTTGGGGAATTCTGGGGGCCATTGGTTTAAGAAAAGGGTCACAATTATCAATCAG aTGTAAATTTTTAGCACGTGTACTAAGTACCTACTGCTTCGCACAACTGCCAGATTCAAAATCCGAGCAACAAGTAGTGCGTTTTACTCCCCATGCGCCGGGTGTCGCGCCAGCAAGATCAAATGATCTCGACACGATCGACGTACGGCCTAGTCCGGATGCTCTCAAGGGCTTGCAGACCCTCGAGAGTCTTTTAGCAAACAAACAGTATGGAGAATTAAAGGGTGACATCGAACAAGCTATCAAAATAATACGCGATTCCGCAAACTCACTGCACAATGCTGTTAATATCGTTGGGCTCATCACCACTGAGCTGTACAATGAAAAATATCTTCACGTACTCATGGAATAA